One Sagittula stellata E-37 genomic window carries:
- the rseP gene encoding RIP metalloprotease RseP: MDLTTLTSTFGGFLWTALFFIVALSVIIAIHEYGHYIVGKKSGIFPEVFSLGFGPVIWSRTDRDGTKWQLAAIPFGGYVKFRGDGNASGAIAEEGAMEGLDDAEKRSTMIGAPLWARAATVAAGPFFNFALSILIFTCIFLFRGEITQPLTVGELRSLPVQQELMEGDVLVAIEGQAPPGSDEALAYEAFMKALPHEPTLDYTVKRDGRDIDVTGPYVYPPLATQIAPRSAAGDAGMEPGDVIIAVDGEDIFAFDQLKEKVEGSDGATLALTVWRNGETLDLDLTPKRVDEPQAEGGFKTYYRIGIVGGVAFEPATETPGFGTAVVGSVAQVWEIMRGSVSGLWHMATGAISTCNLSGPIGIAETAGDMASQGTTNFIWLIAVLSTAIGLLNLFPIPVLDGGHLVFYAYEAVSGRPPSDKALKVLMSIGLTLVLGLMVFGLTNDLFCP; this comes from the coding sequence TTGGACCTGACCACACTGACCTCGACTTTCGGCGGTTTCCTCTGGACGGCCCTGTTCTTCATCGTGGCCCTGTCGGTCATCATCGCGATCCATGAATACGGCCACTACATCGTCGGCAAAAAGTCCGGGATCTTCCCGGAGGTGTTCAGTCTCGGTTTCGGCCCGGTGATTTGGTCCCGGACGGACCGCGACGGGACGAAGTGGCAGTTGGCCGCGATCCCCTTCGGCGGTTACGTGAAGTTTCGGGGCGACGGCAATGCCTCCGGCGCCATCGCCGAAGAGGGGGCGATGGAGGGTCTGGACGACGCGGAAAAGCGGTCGACCATGATAGGCGCACCCTTGTGGGCAAGGGCGGCCACGGTGGCAGCTGGGCCGTTCTTCAACTTCGCCCTGTCGATCCTGATCTTCACGTGTATCTTTCTTTTCCGGGGCGAGATCACCCAACCCTTGACCGTGGGCGAGCTGCGTTCGCTGCCGGTTCAGCAGGAGCTGATGGAGGGTGACGTTCTGGTTGCGATCGAGGGGCAAGCGCCTCCGGGATCGGACGAGGCGCTGGCTTATGAGGCCTTCATGAAGGCGCTCCCGCACGAGCCGACGCTGGATTACACGGTGAAACGCGACGGACGCGACATCGACGTGACCGGCCCGTACGTATATCCGCCGCTGGCCACACAGATCGCCCCGCGGTCGGCCGCAGGCGACGCAGGGATGGAGCCGGGCGATGTCATCATCGCCGTTGACGGCGAAGACATTTTTGCCTTCGATCAGTTGAAGGAAAAGGTCGAAGGGTCCGACGGCGCGACCCTCGCCCTGACTGTCTGGCGAAACGGAGAGACGCTGGACCTCGACCTGACGCCCAAGCGCGTGGACGAACCGCAGGCAGAGGGCGGTTTCAAGACCTATTACCGCATCGGCATCGTTGGAGGGGTGGCCTTTGAACCCGCCACCGAGACCCCCGGCTTCGGCACCGCGGTCGTCGGCAGCGTCGCCCAGGTCTGGGAAATCATGCGCGGGTCCGTTTCCGGCCTTTGGCACATGGCGACCGGCGCGATCAGCACGTGCAACCTCTCTGGCCCCATCGGCATCGCCGAGACGGCGGGCGACATGGCAAGCCAGGGAACCACGAACTTCATCTGGTTGATTGCAGTCCTGTCGACCGCCATCGGCCTGCTGAACCTCTTTCCGATCCCGGTGCTGGATGGCGGACACCTGGTGTTCTACGCCTACGAGGCGGTCTCCGGCCGTCCGCCGAGTGACAAGGCCCTGAAGGTGCTGATGTCCATAGGCCTGACGCTGGTACTGGGGCTCATGGTCTTCGGTCTGACAAACGACTTGTTCTGTCCCTGA
- the lpxA gene encoding acyl-ACP--UDP-N-acetylglucosamine O-acyltransferase, giving the protein MSASIHPSAVVEEGARIGDGVVIGPFCHIGPEVVLHDRVELKSHVVVTGATEIGEETVVFSFAAIGEIPQDLKFKGEKTRLVIGKRNRIREHVTMNTGTEGGGGVTRVGDDGLFMAGCHVAHDAQVGDRVIIVNNAALAGHCIIEDDVIIGGLSGVHQWVRIGRGAIIGAVTMVTNDVIPYGLVQAPRGKLDGLNLVGLKRRGVKRDDITALRAAFQMLAQGEGAFQDRARRLGDETSSQYVKEIVAFILGDSDRSFLTPG; this is encoded by the coding sequence GTGAGCGCCTCCATCCACCCCTCAGCCGTTGTCGAAGAGGGCGCGCGCATCGGCGACGGCGTCGTCATCGGCCCGTTTTGCCACATCGGGCCCGAAGTGGTCCTGCATGACCGGGTCGAGCTGAAGAGCCATGTGGTCGTGACCGGCGCCACGGAGATCGGCGAAGAAACGGTGGTCTTCTCTTTTGCGGCGATCGGTGAAATCCCGCAGGATCTGAAGTTCAAGGGCGAGAAGACGCGGCTGGTGATCGGCAAGCGCAACCGCATCCGTGAACATGTCACGATGAACACCGGCACCGAAGGCGGGGGCGGCGTGACACGGGTCGGGGACGACGGGTTGTTCATGGCAGGCTGCCACGTTGCACATGACGCGCAGGTGGGCGACAGGGTCATCATCGTCAACAACGCGGCGCTCGCAGGACACTGCATCATCGAGGACGACGTCATCATCGGTGGTCTGTCGGGTGTGCACCAATGGGTGCGCATCGGGCGCGGAGCCATCATCGGCGCGGTAACCATGGTGACCAACGACGTGATCCCCTACGGCCTCGTCCAGGCGCCCAGAGGCAAGCTGGACGGTCTGAACCTTGTGGGGCTGAAACGCCGGGGCGTGAAGCGCGACGACATCACCGCTTTGCGCGCCGCGTTCCAGATGCTGGCACAGGGCGAGGGCGCCTTTCAGGACCGGGCGCGGCGGCTCGGGGATGAGACGTCAAGCCAGTATGTCAAGGAAATCGTTGCGTTTATCCTGGGCGACAGCGACCGGTCGTTCCTGACCCCGGGGTGA
- the frr gene encoding ribosome recycling factor: MSDEFELDTDDLTRRMEGAMGSLRTEFASLRTGRASGSMLEPIMVDAYGAMTPINQVGTVNVPEPRMVTINVWDKSLVGKVEKAIRESGLGINPQLNGTIIMLPIPELNEERRRELSKVAGQYAEHARVSIRNIRRDGMDQIKKHKDDMSEDDAKLWESEVQDLTDSYIKKVDAALETKQEEIMQV; the protein is encoded by the coding sequence ATGTCCGACGAATTCGAACTCGACACCGATGATCTCACCCGGCGCATGGAGGGGGCCATGGGCTCTCTGAGGACGGAATTCGCCTCGCTCCGCACCGGGCGTGCGTCCGGTTCGATGCTTGAGCCGATCATGGTCGATGCCTACGGCGCGATGACCCCGATCAACCAGGTTGGCACCGTGAACGTGCCGGAGCCGCGCATGGTCACCATCAACGTCTGGGACAAGTCGCTGGTCGGCAAGGTCGAAAAGGCGATCCGCGAGTCGGGGCTTGGGATCAACCCGCAGCTCAACGGCACCATCATCATGCTGCCGATCCCGGAACTGAACGAGGAACGCCGCCGCGAACTGAGCAAGGTGGCCGGTCAATACGCCGAACACGCCCGCGTCTCGATCCGCAACATCCGCCGCGACGGTATGGACCAGATCAAGAAGCACAAGGACGACATGTCCGAGGACGATGCCAAGCTTTGGGAAAGCGAAGTGCAGGATCTGACCGACAGCTATATCAAGAAGGTCGACGCCGCGCTTGAGACCAAGCAGGAAGAGATCATGCAGGTCTGA
- the dxr gene encoding 1-deoxy-D-xylulose-5-phosphate reductoisomerase: protein MRRVSVFGATGSIGQNTLDLIGRDPATYRVVALTGGRNVAQLAADAVRLGAEVAVVADEALLPDLRAALAGSGVEAGAGRNALLEAADRPADWVMSAIVGAAGLEPGLRALRQGATLALANKESMVCAGRLMLREAAAHGGRLLPVDSEHSAVFQALIGEDIAAVERVIITASGGAFRDWPLDRLDEATPEQAATHPNWAMGQRITIDSASMFNKALELIETREFFGLDPAMIETVVHPESMIHAMVGFNDGALMAHVGPPDMRHAIGFALHWPERRTLPVERLDLVKLGQLTFRPACEVRWPALRLAREVMDAGGLSGAVFNAAKEVALDAFIDGRIKFTRMAGVVEDVLTRVSSQPGLIDDEFDLDMVVEADHVARVAAGDIIDSST, encoded by the coding sequence ATGCGGCGTGTATCCGTGTTCGGGGCCACGGGGTCCATCGGACAGAATACGCTTGACCTGATCGGTCGCGATCCCGCGACCTATCGGGTGGTGGCTTTGACCGGCGGTCGCAATGTCGCGCAGTTGGCTGCCGACGCTGTGCGCCTCGGGGCCGAGGTCGCTGTGGTCGCCGACGAGGCGCTGCTGCCCGATCTACGGGCTGCCTTGGCCGGTTCCGGGGTCGAGGCCGGGGCAGGGCGCAATGCGCTGCTGGAGGCTGCGGACCGCCCGGCTGACTGGGTGATGTCCGCCATCGTGGGCGCCGCCGGGCTGGAGCCGGGGCTGCGCGCGCTGAGGCAGGGGGCCACGCTGGCGCTGGCCAACAAGGAAAGCATGGTCTGTGCCGGGCGCCTGATGCTGCGCGAGGCGGCGGCCCACGGCGGGCGGCTGCTGCCGGTCGATTCCGAGCATTCGGCGGTGTTCCAGGCCCTCATCGGCGAAGACATCGCCGCGGTCGAGCGGGTCATCATCACGGCCTCGGGTGGCGCCTTCCGCGACTGGCCGCTGGACCGGCTGGACGAGGCCACACCCGAGCAGGCCGCGACCCATCCCAACTGGGCAATGGGGCAACGGATCACCATCGACAGCGCCTCGATGTTCAACAAGGCGCTCGAACTTATCGAGACGCGGGAGTTCTTCGGCCTCGACCCGGCCATGATCGAGACCGTGGTGCATCCCGAAAGCATGATCCACGCGATGGTGGGTTTCAACGACGGTGCGCTGATGGCCCACGTGGGTCCCCCCGACATGCGCCATGCCATCGGTTTCGCCCTGCACTGGCCCGAACGGCGGACGCTTCCGGTCGAACGTCTCGATCTTGTGAAGCTTGGTCAGCTGACCTTCCGCCCCGCCTGTGAGGTCCGCTGGCCCGCGCTGCGACTGGCGCGCGAGGTCATGGATGCGGGCGGGCTTTCAGGCGCCGTTTTCAACGCCGCAAAGGAGGTGGCGCTCGACGCCTTCATTGACGGACGCATAAAGTTCACGCGCATGGCGGGCGTTGTGGAGGACGTGCTCACCCGGGTTTCGTCCCAGCCGGGCCTTATTGATGACGAGTTTGACCTTGATATGGTGGTCGAGGCCGACCATGTCGCACGGGTAGCGGCGGGTGACATAATTGACAGCAGTACCTAG
- a CDS encoding phosphatidate cytidylyltransferase, producing MSAHRWDDLKVRLASAVVMIAVGVIGVWAGGWVFHMLIAVASGVMVWELVCLLDTGRTKSQYVLGAATFFVALAANMIPPSFALPLLMAPAMLGFTRMEQGGTRYAVFTTLILFAGYGMMDLRDDLGLVWMLWLITVVVVTDVFGYFAGRAIGGPKFWPKVSPKKTWSGTVAGWIAAAAVGAFFAWFAGAGIGLMGISIALSMASQIGDIAESALKRKAGVKDSSSLIPGHGGLLDRFDGMLGAAVFLVFADQLVAFPPGIG from the coding sequence ATGAGTGCACACCGCTGGGACGACCTGAAAGTGCGGCTGGCTTCGGCCGTCGTGATGATCGCCGTCGGGGTGATCGGGGTCTGGGCCGGTGGCTGGGTGTTCCACATGCTGATTGCGGTGGCATCCGGGGTGATGGTCTGGGAACTGGTCTGCCTTCTGGATACCGGTCGGACGAAATCGCAATACGTTCTTGGGGCGGCCACCTTCTTCGTGGCGCTGGCCGCCAACATGATACCCCCGTCCTTTGCCCTTCCGCTGTTGATGGCGCCCGCGATGCTGGGCTTTACTCGGATGGAACAGGGGGGCACCCGCTACGCCGTTTTCACGACGCTGATCCTGTTCGCCGGCTACGGCATGATGGACCTTCGGGACGATCTGGGCCTGGTCTGGATGCTCTGGCTGATCACCGTGGTCGTGGTCACGGACGTCTTCGGCTATTTTGCGGGCCGTGCCATAGGTGGGCCGAAGTTCTGGCCGAAGGTGTCGCCGAAGAAGACATGGTCCGGGACCGTTGCGGGCTGGATCGCCGCCGCCGCCGTGGGCGCCTTCTTTGCCTGGTTCGCCGGGGCGGGGATCGGCTTGATGGGGATTTCCATCGCACTCAGTATGGCCAGCCAGATCGGTGACATCGCGGAAAGCGCGCTGAAGCGGAAAGCGGGGGTGAAGGATTCCTCCTCGCTGATCCCGGGGCACGGCGGTCTGCTGGACCGGTTCGACGGGATGCTGGGGGCTGCGGTCTTCCTTGTGTTCGCCGACCAGTTGGTGGCATTCCCGCCCGGCATTGGCTGA
- a CDS encoding isoprenyl transferase has product MSRDESQSHGPRHVAIIMDGNGRWATMRGRPRLFGHHAGARRVREIVEACPAAGVDYLTIFAFSTENWRRTQVEVAGLMSLFRRYIMKEMQAFVKENVRVRFIGDRPRLDAKLRGLMDEAEAITGHCTGTNLTIALNYGGRDEVARAVKRLAQDVAAGKLRSDDVTEETLPRYLDTRVLPDPDLVIRTSGEARISNFLLWQSAYAEYEFVDTLWPDFTPEEFARLCGAYGRRDRRYGAVKA; this is encoded by the coding sequence ATGAGCCGTGACGAAAGCCAGTCCCATGGTCCGCGACACGTGGCGATCATCATGGACGGCAACGGCCGTTGGGCGACCATGCGTGGCAGACCGCGGCTGTTCGGTCACCATGCCGGCGCCCGACGGGTGCGCGAGATTGTTGAGGCCTGTCCGGCCGCGGGGGTCGACTACCTGACGATCTTTGCCTTCTCGACGGAGAACTGGCGCCGCACGCAGGTCGAGGTGGCCGGGCTCATGAGCCTTTTCCGCCGCTACATCATGAAAGAGATGCAGGCCTTCGTGAAGGAAAACGTCCGTGTCAGATTCATTGGCGACCGGCCGCGGCTGGACGCAAAGCTGCGCGGCCTGATGGACGAAGCGGAGGCCATCACAGGCCACTGTACCGGCACCAACCTGACCATCGCTCTGAACTACGGCGGCAGGGACGAGGTTGCGCGCGCCGTCAAGCGGCTGGCGCAGGACGTGGCTGCCGGGAAACTGCGTTCCGACGACGTGACGGAGGAGACCCTGCCGCGTTACCTCGACACCCGTGTGCTGCCGGACCCGGACCTCGTGATCCGCACCAGCGGAGAGGCGCGGATCTCCAATTTTCTGCTCTGGCAGTCGGCCTACGCGGAATATGAATTCGTCGACACGCTGTGGCCCGACTTCACGCCCGAGGAGTTCGCGCGCCTGTGCGGCGCCTACGGTCGGCGCGACCGGAGGTATGGGGCCGTGAAGGCATGA
- the bamA gene encoding outer membrane protein assembly factor BamA, giving the protein MALGAGAGTVAVIPQAAYAQNYAFSSVDIQGNQRVEAGTILSYAGIARGQQVSAGQLNDAYQRILGSGLFESVDLIPQGNTLVIRVVEFPTVNRIAFEGNRRIKDEDLAPIIQSQARRVFNPRVAEQDAQAISEAYVVQGRIAARVSPKVIRRNENRVDLVFEIFEGGVSEVERIGFVGNQVYSDRRLRRVVETKQAGLLRALIRKDTFIEDRVQFDQQLLRDFYMARGYVDFRITGTNAELARERDGFFVTFNVEEGQQFRVGAVTVNSDLPDVDTELFQRAVKLRSGVVYSPMRVENEIARLERLAIREGLNFVRVDPQISRNDRDLTLDVSFNLVRGDRIFVERIDIEGNTTTMDRVVRRQFDTVEGDPFNPRAIRESAERIRALGFFSNVDVDAREGSTPQQVIIDVDVEEQPTGSLSFGANYSSTNGFGAAISFSERNFLGRGQTLGFTINTASASKSYGFNFIEPAVFGQDLAFGLNLNYAQTNKLGGDYDTTSGIFQPSLSFPVSDNGRLSLRYTAKLTDVSSSGAIAGGVIDAESQEGERIDSSLGYTYSWDTRRAGLDPKNTYLFEFSQDFGGVGGDTTFIKTGVKAIAQTKVLSEEVTLRATIEGGALHYSKGESRVTDRFLLSPNLMRGFEYGGIGPREVDGRGNSDALGGNFYAVAKFEAEFPVGLPEEYGISGGLFYDIGSVWGVNSETSNVAGGSIVSADFDARHVVGFSIFWDSALGPLRLDFSEPLQKSKYDEEKNFNLTISTKF; this is encoded by the coding sequence ATGGCACTCGGAGCTGGCGCCGGGACGGTCGCGGTCATTCCGCAGGCCGCCTACGCACAGAACTATGCCTTCAGCAGCGTTGACATTCAGGGCAACCAGCGTGTGGAGGCAGGGACCATCCTGTCCTATGCCGGGATTGCACGGGGCCAGCAGGTTTCCGCGGGCCAGCTTAACGATGCCTACCAACGCATCCTCGGCTCCGGCCTTTTCGAAAGTGTCGATCTGATACCGCAGGGCAACACCCTCGTGATCCGCGTGGTCGAGTTCCCGACGGTCAACCGTATCGCCTTCGAAGGCAACCGGCGGATCAAGGACGAGGATCTCGCACCCATCATCCAGAGCCAAGCGCGCCGGGTCTTCAACCCCCGCGTGGCCGAGCAGGATGCGCAGGCGATTTCCGAGGCTTACGTGGTGCAGGGGCGGATCGCCGCCCGCGTGTCGCCCAAGGTGATCCGCCGCAACGAGAACCGCGTCGATCTCGTGTTCGAGATTTTCGAAGGTGGCGTGTCCGAGGTCGAGCGCATCGGCTTTGTCGGCAACCAGGTCTATTCCGACCGTCGTCTCCGCCGCGTGGTCGAAACAAAGCAGGCCGGCCTGCTGCGCGCCCTCATCCGGAAGGACACCTTCATCGAGGACCGCGTTCAGTTCGACCAGCAGCTCCTGCGCGACTTCTACATGGCGCGCGGCTACGTCGACTTCCGCATCACTGGCACCAACGCTGAACTGGCGCGCGAGCGTGACGGCTTCTTCGTGACATTCAATGTCGAGGAAGGTCAGCAGTTCAGGGTCGGGGCCGTCACCGTGAATTCGGATCTGCCGGACGTCGACACCGAACTGTTCCAGCGCGCGGTGAAGCTGCGCTCGGGCGTGGTCTATTCGCCGATGCGCGTCGAGAACGAGATCGCCCGGCTGGAGCGTCTTGCGATCCGTGAGGGCCTGAACTTCGTACGCGTCGATCCTCAGATCAGCCGCAACGACCGGGACCTGACGCTGGACGTGAGCTTCAACCTCGTCCGGGGCGATCGCATCTTCGTCGAGCGTATCGACATCGAAGGCAACACCACCACGATGGACCGGGTCGTGCGCCGCCAGTTCGACACTGTCGAGGGCGATCCGTTCAACCCGCGCGCCATTCGTGAAAGCGCGGAACGCATCCGGGCACTCGGCTTCTTTTCGAACGTGGACGTGGATGCCCGTGAAGGGTCGACTCCGCAGCAGGTCATCATCGACGTCGACGTCGAGGAACAGCCAACCGGCTCGCTCTCCTTCGGTGCGAACTATTCGTCCACCAACGGCTTCGGCGCGGCGATCTCCTTCTCGGAGCGTAACTTCCTCGGACGGGGCCAGACGCTGGGCTTCACCATCAACACCGCGTCGGCGTCCAAGAGCTATGGCTTCAACTTCATCGAACCGGCGGTGTTCGGTCAGGATCTCGCCTTCGGGCTCAACCTGAATTACGCCCAGACCAACAAACTGGGCGGCGACTATGACACGACGTCGGGCATCTTCCAGCCGTCGCTGTCCTTCCCGGTCTCCGACAACGGCCGTTTGTCGCTGCGCTACACCGCCAAACTGACGGACGTCAGCAGCTCCGGCGCGATTGCGGGGGGCGTGATCGACGCGGAGTCCCAAGAAGGCGAACGCATCGACAGCTCGCTGGGATATACCTACAGCTGGGACACCCGGCGTGCCGGGCTCGACCCGAAGAACACGTACCTGTTTGAATTCAGCCAGGACTTTGGCGGTGTCGGCGGCGATACCACCTTCATCAAGACCGGCGTGAAGGCGATTGCCCAAACCAAGGTCCTGTCTGAGGAAGTCACCCTGAGGGCCACAATCGAAGGCGGCGCGCTCCACTATTCCAAGGGCGAAAGCCGGGTCACCGACCGGTTCCTTCTCAGCCCGAACCTGATGCGCGGGTTCGAGTACGGCGGCATCGGTCCTCGTGAAGTGGACGGGCGTGGCAACAGCGACGCACTGGGCGGCAACTTCTACGCCGTGGCCAAGTTCGAAGCGGAGTTCCCCGTCGGTCTGCCCGAGGAATACGGCATCTCCGGTGGCCTGTTCTACGATATCGGCTCTGTCTGGGGCGTGAACAGCGAAACCAGCAACGTCGCCGGTGGCAGCATCGTGTCGGCGGACTTCGATGCCCGGCACGTGGTCGGCTTTTCGATCTTCTGGGACTCCGCACTCGGTCCGCTCAGGCTCGACTTCTCCGAACCGCTTCAGAAATCGAAGTACGATGAGGAGAAGAACTTCAACCTGACCATCTCGACCAAATTCTGA
- the fabZ gene encoding 3-hydroxyacyl-ACP dehydratase FabZ, translating into MSDLKSADIQLIQRIIPHRYPFLLVDRVVDIDGTQSATGIKNVTMNEPHFQGHFPGMPIMPGVTIVEAMAQTAAVMVGTTLEMADKEMKVYFMSIDKCKFRRKVVPGDQLRMNLTTLRGKPGGKVWKFGGVAEVDGEMAAEAEFTAMMDLPS; encoded by the coding sequence ATGAGCGACCTGAAATCCGCAGATATCCAGCTTATCCAGCGCATCATTCCCCACCGCTACCCGTTCCTGCTGGTGGATCGCGTGGTCGACATCGACGGCACGCAAAGCGCCACGGGCATCAAGAACGTGACGATGAACGAACCGCATTTTCAGGGCCACTTTCCCGGTATGCCGATCATGCCCGGTGTGACCATCGTGGAGGCCATGGCACAGACGGCGGCTGTCATGGTGGGCACGACGCTGGAGATGGCCGACAAGGAGATGAAGGTCTATTTCATGTCCATCGACAAGTGCAAGTTCCGCCGGAAGGTGGTGCCCGGAGATCAGCTCCGGATGAACCTGACGACGTTGCGCGGCAAGCCCGGCGGAAAGGTCTGGAAGTTCGGCGGTGTGGCTGAGGTCGATGGCGAGATGGCGGCCGAAGCGGAGTTCACGGCGATGATGGATCTGCCGTCGTGA
- a CDS encoding OmpH family outer membrane protein: MFRLVQWLLVLTLCVGVAFESRAQDGVQSPVLVIDFERAFAESAFGRRLNEEVEREGNAIVAENRRIEAELSAEEQRLTDQRADMPPDQFRALADAFDQKVQRLRAEQDAKAEALGSRGEESRIEFLQAARPVLERLMRETGAAVILERRSVLVAVDAVDITDRAIERIDAQVDPDPARGPAEPAQDVAPQDDVTPDALVAPTQP, translated from the coding sequence GTGTTCCGGCTGGTTCAATGGCTGCTGGTCCTGACGCTCTGCGTCGGGGTCGCGTTCGAGAGCCGGGCGCAAGACGGGGTGCAAAGCCCGGTGCTGGTGATCGACTTCGAACGCGCCTTCGCCGAGAGCGCGTTCGGTCGGCGATTGAACGAAGAGGTGGAGCGCGAGGGCAATGCCATCGTCGCAGAAAACCGCCGGATCGAAGCAGAGCTGTCCGCCGAGGAACAGCGTCTCACGGATCAGCGCGCCGACATGCCGCCGGACCAGTTCCGCGCCCTTGCCGATGCTTTCGACCAGAAGGTCCAGCGTCTCCGCGCCGAGCAGGACGCCAAGGCTGAGGCGTTGGGGTCGCGCGGCGAGGAAAGCCGGATCGAGTTTCTTCAGGCCGCACGTCCCGTGCTCGAAAGGCTGATGCGCGAAACCGGGGCGGCCGTTATCCTCGAACGGCGGTCGGTGCTCGTGGCCGTGGATGCCGTGGACATCACCGACCGGGCGATTGAGCGGATTGATGCCCAGGTTGACCCGGACCCCGCACGGGGCCCTGCTGAGCCTGCCCAGGACGTCGCGCCGCAGGACGATGTCACACCGGATGCGCTTGTCGCGCCCACCCAACCCTGA